The following proteins are encoded in a genomic region of Deltaproteobacteria bacterium:
- a CDS encoding urate hydroxylase PuuD: MAMDIIQSIFRWFHVVAGIIWIGHLYFFNFVNGPFAGTMDGETKKKVVPELMPRALFWFRWGAAWTWGTGVLLLMVVFYHGGALFKDAGTGWGLPAFVMIAVTFLSPFIYEALVKSPLGKNMKMTTVAAVLLTGVVLYLMDSWAGFGFRGYTIHVGSMFGTIMAFNVWFRIWPAQQKIITAVKSGQAPDAALVAMAGLRSKQNTYLSIPLVWAMLNQHTTWTSGCWFYLLGVMLVGWFILTHLYKRAGKVKGF; encoded by the coding sequence ATGGCAATGGATATCATCCAATCAATATTTCGGTGGTTTCACGTGGTGGCCGGTATTATCTGGATTGGTCATCTCTATTTCTTTAATTTCGTGAACGGCCCGTTCGCTGGGACGATGGATGGGGAGACCAAGAAAAAGGTAGTTCCGGAGCTAATGCCACGGGCCCTCTTTTGGTTCCGCTGGGGGGCCGCCTGGACCTGGGGCACCGGTGTTCTCCTTTTGATGGTCGTCTTCTACCATGGGGGGGCGTTGTTCAAGGATGCCGGTACCGGTTGGGGCCTTCCAGCCTTCGTCATGATAGCGGTGACTTTCCTTAGTCCGTTTATTTACGAAGCCCTCGTTAAAAGCCCGCTTGGCAAAAATATGAAGATGACAACAGTGGCGGCGGTTCTCTTGACCGGCGTTGTTCTCTACCTGATGGACTCCTGGGCCGGTTTTGGATTCCGAGGTTATACCATTCATGTCGGGTCGATGTTTGGAACAATTATGGCCTTCAACGTCTGGTTCCGGATCTGGCCGGCGCAGCAAAAGATTATTACTGCCGTGAAAAGCGGTCAGGCCCCGGATGCTGCCCTTGTTGCCATGGCTGGCCTTCGTTCCAAGCAGAACACCTATCTTTCCATCCCGCTCGTTTGGGCGATGCTCAACCAGCACACCACCTGGACCTCCGGCTGTTGGTTTTACCTGCTCGGGGTGATGCTTGTTGGCTGGTTCATCCTGACCCATCTCTACAAGAGGGCCGGCAAGGTCAAAGGGTTCTAG